The Nocardia arthritidis genome has a window encoding:
- a CDS encoding bifunctional 3-phenylpropionate/cinnamic acid dioxygenase ferredoxin subunit, with amino-acid sequence MKSPAAELFVAEAADLPVGAVATVRPEHGAPISVFHTADGLFAIDDTCTHQDASLADGWVDGCTVECPLHESCFDLRTGQVSGPPAKVAVRTHPVRVSDGRIFVMAVSGSGSTAQPTPRPNAGEGAASQRFDEEAS; translated from the coding sequence ATGAAATCCCCAGCCGCCGAACTGTTCGTCGCCGAGGCGGCGGATCTCCCGGTAGGCGCCGTCGCCACCGTCCGGCCCGAACACGGCGCGCCGATCTCGGTATTCCACACCGCCGATGGGCTTTTCGCGATCGACGACACCTGCACCCATCAGGACGCGTCATTGGCCGACGGCTGGGTGGACGGCTGCACGGTCGAATGCCCGTTGCACGAATCGTGTTTCGATCTGCGCACCGGCCAGGTATCCGGCCCGCCCGCCAAGGTCGCGGTGCGCACTCATCCGGTGCGGGTGAGCGACGGCCGTATTTTCGTGATGGCCGTATCCGGGAGCGGATCGACAGCACAGCCGACGCCGCGGCCGAATGCGGGCGAGGGAGCAGCGAGCCAGCGCTTTGACGAGGAGGCTTCGTGA
- a CDS encoding NAD(P)/FAD-dependent oxidoreductase encodes MSEPATRHIVVVGASLAGYSVVGALREFGHEGPITVLGAEIHPPYDRPPLSKEFLLGEIDVTLSRPEDESDSRTTWLLGRRAIGLAAGAPPRVLVDDGTEIAGDSVVLATGARARTLPSAGTLSGVYTLRTLDDARAIRAALATARRVVIVGAGLIGAEIASTAAGFGLDVTVVEITDAPLAAVFGARIGALCANLHAANGVRLRTGVAVTEFHGAQQVTAVRLSDGSELPADAVIVGIGAVPETEWARASGIVIENGFRTDADCRTSLPGVYAIGDCARGYDPHLGTHHRSEHWTNARVQARIAAAAITGAPRRPAPPPYFWSRQYGRMIQFAGAREPADAVRIVDGDPAGPSCTALYERDGVPVAVFAIDNPRLFTRYRKELERRHAPIATL; translated from the coding sequence GTGAGCGAACCCGCAACACGGCACATTGTCGTGGTCGGCGCGTCGCTGGCCGGATACTCGGTGGTCGGCGCGCTGCGCGAATTCGGCCACGAGGGCCCGATCACCGTGCTGGGCGCGGAAATTCATCCACCCTACGACCGCCCGCCGCTGTCCAAGGAATTCCTGCTCGGCGAAATCGATGTGACGCTGTCCCGCCCGGAGGACGAATCCGACTCCCGCACAACGTGGTTGCTCGGCCGCAGGGCAATCGGCCTCGCCGCCGGGGCACCACCCCGCGTACTCGTCGACGACGGCACCGAAATCGCCGGTGACTCGGTCGTCCTCGCCACCGGAGCCCGCGCCCGCACCCTGCCCAGCGCCGGAACACTGTCCGGCGTCTACACCCTGCGCACGCTCGACGACGCGCGCGCGATCCGGGCCGCGCTGGCGACCGCACGCCGGGTGGTGATCGTCGGCGCCGGGCTGATCGGCGCTGAAATAGCCTCTACCGCAGCCGGTTTCGGTTTGGATGTGACGGTCGTCGAGATCACCGACGCGCCGCTCGCCGCGGTATTCGGCGCACGTATCGGCGCGCTGTGCGCGAACCTGCACGCCGCCAACGGCGTACGGTTGCGTACCGGTGTCGCCGTCACGGAATTCCACGGCGCGCAACAGGTCACGGCGGTGCGGCTGAGCGACGGCAGCGAATTGCCCGCCGACGCGGTGATCGTCGGCATCGGCGCGGTGCCGGAAACCGAATGGGCCCGCGCCAGTGGCATCGTCATCGAGAACGGTTTCCGCACCGACGCCGACTGCCGCACCTCACTGCCCGGCGTCTACGCGATCGGCGATTGCGCCCGCGGCTACGATCCGCATCTCGGCACGCACCACCGCAGCGAGCACTGGACCAATGCGCGGGTGCAGGCCCGCATCGCGGCCGCCGCCATCACCGGCGCGCCGCGACGCCCGGCGCCGCCGCCGTACTTCTGGTCCCGGCAGTATGGACGGATGATCCAGTTCGCGGGCGCGCGCGAACCCGCCGACGCGGTCCGCATCGTCGACGGCGACCCGGCCGGACCATCCTGCACCGCCCTCTACGAGCGCGACGGCGTCCCGGTCGCCGTCTTCGCCATCGACAATCCCCGGCTCTTCACCCGGTACCGTAAAGAACTCGAGCGGCGCCACGCACCGATCGCAACCCTGTAG
- a CDS encoding S-(hydroxymethyl)mycothiol dehydrogenase, producing MSQTVRGIVARTKAAPVELVDVVLPDPGPHDVVVRIQACGVCHTDLHYREGGINDDFPFLLGHEAAGIVETIGDQVTHVVPGDFVILNWRAICGECRACKRGRPWYCFDSGNASRKMALADGTELSPALGIGAFADKTLVHERQCTKVDPAADPAVAGLLGCGVMAGLGAAMNTGNVSRGDTVAVLGCGGVGDAAVAGARLAGARTIVAVDRDPRKLVWAKEFGATHTVDASTEDAVAKIKEYTDGFGADVVIDAVGRPETWKQAFDARDLAGTVVLVGVPTPEMTIELPLIEVFSRGGALKSSWYGDCLPERDFPMLVDLYRQGRLPLERFVSERIPLDGVEKAFTAMRAGDVLRSVVVL from the coding sequence GTGTCCCAAACCGTTCGCGGCATCGTCGCACGCACCAAAGCGGCGCCGGTCGAACTCGTCGACGTGGTGCTGCCCGATCCGGGACCGCACGATGTGGTGGTGCGGATCCAGGCGTGCGGAGTCTGCCACACCGACCTGCACTACCGCGAGGGCGGCATCAACGACGACTTCCCGTTCCTGCTCGGACACGAGGCCGCAGGCATCGTCGAGACCATCGGCGATCAGGTAACCCATGTCGTCCCAGGCGATTTCGTCATCCTCAACTGGCGCGCGATCTGCGGCGAGTGCCGGGCCTGTAAGCGGGGGCGGCCGTGGTACTGCTTCGACAGCGGCAACGCCAGCCGCAAGATGGCCCTCGCCGACGGCACCGAACTCAGTCCGGCGCTCGGCATCGGCGCGTTCGCCGACAAGACGCTGGTGCACGAAAGGCAGTGCACCAAGGTCGATCCCGCGGCCGACCCGGCCGTCGCCGGACTGCTCGGCTGCGGCGTGATGGCCGGACTCGGCGCGGCGATGAACACCGGCAACGTCTCGCGCGGCGACACCGTCGCCGTGCTCGGCTGCGGCGGTGTCGGCGACGCCGCCGTCGCGGGCGCCCGGCTCGCCGGCGCCCGCACCATCGTCGCCGTCGATCGCGACCCGCGAAAGCTGGTCTGGGCCAAGGAATTCGGCGCCACGCACACGGTGGACGCGAGCACCGAGGACGCCGTCGCCAAGATCAAGGAGTACACCGACGGATTCGGCGCCGACGTGGTGATCGACGCGGTCGGCCGCCCGGAGACCTGGAAGCAGGCCTTCGACGCCCGCGATCTGGCCGGGACCGTGGTGCTGGTCGGCGTGCCGACACCGGAGATGACCATCGAACTGCCGCTGATCGAGGTGTTCTCCCGCGGCGGCGCGCTCAAATCGTCCTGGTACGGCGACTGCCTGCCCGAGCGCGACTTCCCGATGCTGGTAGACCTGTACCGGCAGGGTCGTTTGCCGCTGGAACGCTTTGTCTCCGAACGGATTCCGCTCGACGGTGTAGAGAAGGCGTTCACCGCGATGCGGGCGGGCGACGTGCTGCGCTCGGTGGTGGTGCTGTGA
- a CDS encoding MBL fold metallo-hydrolase, which produces MIERVVTSGVFALDGGTWEVDNNVWLLGDEREVLVVDAAHDAAAIAAAVGARHVVAVLCTHGHNDHVTVAPELGALLDAPVLLHPADEPLWRMTHPDNDYHSLDGRNRITVAGADIDILHTPGHSPGSVSLHLPEAAALFTGDTLFAGGPGATGRSYSDFGTIIDSIRTRLLTLPEETTVHTGHGPTTTIGVERPALADWIARGH; this is translated from the coding sequence GTGATCGAGCGGGTGGTCACCTCGGGTGTCTTCGCGCTCGACGGCGGCACCTGGGAGGTCGACAACAACGTCTGGTTGCTCGGCGACGAGCGCGAGGTGCTCGTCGTCGACGCCGCGCACGACGCCGCCGCCATCGCGGCGGCCGTCGGCGCGCGCCACGTGGTCGCGGTGCTGTGCACGCACGGGCACAACGACCACGTCACCGTGGCGCCGGAGCTCGGCGCCCTGCTCGACGCGCCGGTTCTCCTACACCCCGCCGACGAACCGCTCTGGCGAATGACCCACCCGGACAACGACTATCACTCTCTCGACGGCCGCAACCGGATCACCGTGGCCGGGGCCGATATCGACATCCTGCACACTCCCGGTCACTCCCCCGGCTCGGTCTCGCTGCACCTACCGGAGGCGGCGGCGCTGTTCACCGGCGACACCCTGTTCGCGGGCGGACCTGGTGCCACCGGGCGCTCCTACTCCGATTTCGGCACCATCATCGATTCGATCCGTACTCGTCTGCTCACCCTGCCCGAGGAAACCACCGTGCACACGGGTCACGGGCCGACCACAACAATCGGTGTCGAACGGCCCGCGCTCGCGGACTGGATCGCCCGCGGACACTGA
- a CDS encoding flavin monoamine oxidase family protein has translation MPRTQMMRLVRRTVADYGRAERIGMPVLEFREARRAGVFGRRDLFKFGAVLGGAALLAGAVARPTAAQAADAPRIAIVGAGIAGLAAASTLADAGVAATVYEASDRVGGRMFSEREYWADGQVSEYGGEAIDSDHTAIRRLCARFGLPLTDVRRTAPPDSHDLLYFDGGYIPQERFVADFRPVYEALRRDLAAAGPDAPTWDRSNPASVALSNLSLAEWISTRVPGGYGSWIARFLDDAYVVEYGMPTVGQTALNLVYLMGDQADPGDPRVWSASDERFEITGGNQRLPEAIAAALPEGAIRFGSRLAAIASNADGTQTLTFDEGGAVVADHTILAVPLGVYDRIDYRAAGFDARMTGVLTTLAMGSCTKLNMQFTARPWVGGGPWPGSSTGMSFTDLGYHQIWDATAGQRGAHGIAIQYGGGLGALRFQPPQPFLTADDPAVRDAVATVLPQFDRVVPGVAELWNGKATLSAWHLNPNSYGAYSCYPVGYCHRFAGYEGMRQGNIHLAGEHTSPESQGYMNGGAETGIRAANEILSDLGMT, from the coding sequence GTGCCACGGACTCAGATGATGCGGCTGGTGCGGCGGACCGTTGCCGATTACGGGCGGGCGGAGCGGATCGGCATGCCGGTGCTCGAATTCCGGGAGGCGCGGCGGGCCGGGGTGTTCGGCAGACGCGACCTGTTCAAATTCGGTGCGGTGCTGGGTGGTGCGGCACTGCTCGCGGGTGCGGTGGCGCGGCCGACCGCCGCGCAGGCCGCGGACGCACCGCGAATCGCCATCGTGGGTGCCGGGATCGCCGGATTGGCCGCGGCGTCGACACTCGCCGATGCGGGCGTCGCCGCGACGGTGTACGAGGCGAGCGACCGGGTCGGCGGGCGGATGTTCTCCGAACGCGAGTATTGGGCCGACGGTCAGGTCAGCGAATACGGCGGTGAGGCAATCGATTCCGATCACACCGCGATCCGGCGGCTGTGCGCGCGGTTCGGGCTGCCGCTGACCGATGTCCGCCGGACCGCACCGCCGGACAGCCATGATCTGCTGTATTTCGATGGCGGCTATATCCCGCAGGAGCGGTTCGTCGCCGATTTCCGGCCGGTGTACGAGGCGCTGCGGCGCGACCTGGCCGCGGCCGGACCGGACGCGCCGACCTGGGACCGGTCGAATCCGGCATCCGTCGCGTTGAGCAATCTCTCACTGGCGGAATGGATCTCGACCCGGGTACCCGGCGGCTACGGCTCGTGGATCGCGCGATTCCTCGATGACGCGTACGTGGTGGAATACGGGATGCCGACCGTCGGCCAGACGGCGCTGAACCTGGTGTATCTCATGGGCGATCAGGCCGATCCCGGCGATCCGCGGGTGTGGAGCGCCTCCGACGAACGCTTCGAGATCACCGGCGGCAACCAGCGATTGCCGGAGGCGATCGCCGCGGCGCTGCCGGAGGGCGCCATCCGGTTCGGCTCACGGTTGGCGGCCATCGCCAGCAATGCGGACGGCACGCAGACCTTGACCTTCGACGAGGGCGGTGCCGTGGTCGCCGATCACACCATCCTGGCGGTGCCGCTCGGGGTCTACGACCGGATCGATTATCGCGCAGCGGGTTTCGACGCGCGGATGACGGGTGTGCTGACCACGCTGGCGATGGGCAGCTGCACGAAGCTGAATATGCAGTTCACCGCGCGTCCGTGGGTCGGTGGCGGGCCGTGGCCCGGTTCGTCCACCGGGATGAGCTTCACCGACCTCGGCTACCACCAGATCTGGGACGCCACCGCCGGACAGCGCGGTGCGCACGGTATCGCGATCCAATACGGCGGGGGTCTCGGCGCGCTGAGATTCCAACCGCCCCAACCGTTTCTGACCGCCGATGATCCAGCCGTGCGCGACGCCGTCGCGACGGTGCTACCGCAGTTCGATCGGGTGGTGCCAGGAGTCGCCGAGCTGTGGAATGGCAAGGCGACCCTATCGGCTTGGCACCTGAATCCGAATTCCTATGGTGCGTATAGCTGTTACCCCGTCGGGTACTGTCACCGTTTCGCCGGATACGAGGGGATGCGCCAGGGCAACATCCACCTCGCGGGCGAACACACGTCACCGGAATCGCAGGGATATATGAACGGCGGCGCCGAAACCGGCATCCGAGCCGCCAACGAAATCCTCTCCGATCTGGGCATGACATAG